A DNA window from Burkholderia sp. HI2500 contains the following coding sequences:
- a CDS encoding tyrosine-type recombinase/integrase: MHSYATKLSDTTCKSAKKRERDYTLPDGGGLHLLVKKNGSRLWQYRAAVMGKPILVSLGAYPDIGLAEARRKHQDARKLVAQGIHPTEHRKRQEAEQKAAELQRQAGSFRAMCAAWRMRTDGALRPASIAQREREITKHLMPKLGDRLMTDVTRFELAELLKDVSAKTPEVAHNLRTYLSAIWEQAADHGIVPANIVPLKLTGRGPKENHAALKIDRLGDFLRALDSDPADLQGKIAIRLIVLNAARKSEVIGGQWSEINFDAAEWRIPPERMKGAKEHVVPLSRQSVALLRQLRALSGGDVMFPNRRDPKRPMADRSINNIMDRMGFTEEAKPHGFRALFSTYWHEAQEPHDVIELCLAHSVGSTVSRAYNRAQLLDERRALLQRWADLVDDLSRAPT; encoded by the coding sequence ATGCACTCCTACGCCACCAAGCTATCTGACACGACGTGCAAGAGCGCGAAGAAGCGTGAGCGCGACTACACGCTGCCAGATGGCGGCGGCCTTCATTTGCTAGTCAAGAAAAACGGTTCACGCCTGTGGCAATACCGCGCCGCCGTGATGGGCAAGCCCATCCTGGTGTCGCTGGGCGCGTACCCCGACATTGGGCTGGCAGAAGCGCGACGTAAGCACCAGGACGCCCGCAAGCTGGTGGCCCAAGGTATCCATCCGACCGAGCATCGAAAGCGCCAGGAAGCCGAGCAAAAGGCGGCCGAGCTGCAGCGCCAAGCAGGATCATTCCGTGCTATGTGTGCCGCCTGGCGTATGCGAACAGACGGCGCATTGCGGCCCGCGTCGATTGCCCAGCGCGAGCGCGAGATAACCAAACACTTGATGCCGAAGCTGGGCGACCGCCTGATGACGGACGTTACTCGGTTTGAACTAGCCGAATTGTTGAAGGACGTCTCCGCGAAGACGCCCGAAGTCGCCCATAACCTACGCACGTACCTAAGTGCGATATGGGAACAGGCAGCCGACCACGGAATTGTGCCCGCCAACATCGTCCCGCTGAAGCTGACCGGCAGAGGCCCGAAGGAGAATCACGCCGCGCTGAAGATCGACCGTCTGGGCGACTTCCTGCGCGCGCTGGATTCCGACCCTGCCGACCTGCAGGGGAAGATCGCAATTCGGCTCATTGTCCTGAACGCTGCGCGCAAGAGCGAGGTAATCGGCGGCCAGTGGTCGGAAATCAATTTCGATGCCGCAGAGTGGCGTATCCCCCCGGAACGCATGAAAGGCGCGAAAGAACATGTCGTGCCGCTGTCGCGCCAGTCCGTTGCACTCTTGCGCCAGCTGCGCGCCCTATCTGGTGGCGATGTGATGTTTCCGAACCGGCGCGACCCTAAGCGTCCGATGGCTGATCGGAGCATCAACAACATCATGGACCGCATGGGGTTCACGGAAGAGGCAAAGCCGCACGGATTTCGTGCGCTGTTCAGCACGTATTGGCACGAAGCCCAGGAACCGCACGACGTGATCGAGTTGTGTTTGGCGCATAGCGTCGGCTCTACGGTGAGCCGCGCCTACAACCGCGCCCAGTTGCTGGATGAGCGCCGCGCGCTGCTGCAGCGCTGGGCCGATTTAGTCGATGATCTATCACGCGCGCCTACATAA